The genomic segment TAATTAGGATATAGTGAACAAGTGTACAGATCAGTTTGACGCATTTTTagtagttatataatttaaaaaatatattattcagtcGGTATAAAACTCGCGCATACCAAACAAACTGTCATCCCATTTTgtttattacagtaacagcctgttaatgtcccactgctgggctaaggcctcctctcccttttgaggagaaggtatggagcttattccaccacgctgctccaatgtggattagtagaatactcatgtggcagaatttcaatgacattagacacatgcagcttttctcacgatgttttgattcaccgtcaagtacgagatgaattataaacactaattcagtggtgcttgcccgggtttgaacccacgatcatcggttaacattcacgcgttctaaccactgggccatctcgactttttttgtttattattcttttctaattagtttatgataaaaaatgagAAGAGTTCATGTCGCAAAACAAATGTCACAATGAATATCCTTTCTATACTGACATGACATTAGTTGAGGAATAAATTTGTGCCATAAGTGTGGAGAAACGAAAAAGCATCTACGTGCTTATTAAAGAGGAGAGATTTCATGATAAAGACGAGgctttatatacaataacagcctgaaTTATCTTTAACATAAATGGTTTACGAGTGAAAGCAAGGATGAGGAATCTACTATAAACAACGAAATGTATGGagttaagaaattaattattataaatcacattttatatgtattattattaagtacatacgtttatatattgtaactgCTGATGGTGctctactacaaacgcaaaaaagTTTTCAGCTGATTTGGCGGTATGCGCCAACGAAGGATAGCTATCACCAACGGTTTTATGTGCGAATtggagtttgaacccaggacttcagTATCCGTAGTCTTATAAGCTGAACAGCTTAGATACTAGACTAACGAACAACAAGTTAgccacttatatatatttaaactagatttttttaaattgtttgtagTGCTGTTTGTGTAGATTGATCATAACATGATTTAAATGATATCAGacccttttaaaataaattatatcatgacatttaatataatgtaaaatataacaatcaatcaataaatgatAATCTTTCTGTTTTTTTTCTCAGTGAATCAATAAGGCAGTTCAGCAAGCAAAAGCAATCTTTAGGTACATCGAGATAAACTCAGAAAAACATTTTCTTGTAAAAATagccattttatttgaacagcatacaagaataattaatattaaattccgCACGACAGtgcttaacaataaatataaacaggatacattgaataaattatggtttattacttaaatttaactttGCTTCTAAATCACTTTCTTTTTCAATGGTTACTTTGCTGaatgtttttttcaatatcatattaattgCCGCTTCCTCTGCAAGAATAAATGGAAAATAATTAAAggcaaaaatatttcaagtcaATAATCtgcattcaattaattaaaaactttcaaaTCCTTACCAGTTACTTGTATTGCAAGCAATTGGTGAACAATGTGCCGGGCAGTAATCTTAAACAAATCACGATTactaatttttttcttcttgtAATATGGCATTAACAGTTTAACAACTAAACTGGCAACATCCACCTTTTCGGCCTTTCTTTCTTTGTGTTTTGAGTGATCTCTTTTTTTAGATACATCTTTATCCCTTTTTTCCTTATTTCTAGAATGTTCTTTTTTCTCTGGTTTAATGTgcgttttaatacattttaaatcattACTTGCTTTTGGTTCATGTTTTTCTTTAGTTCCGTGTTTTGTAGGAGATTTTGTTATCACGACTGTACTTTTTGATTCACATACTTTAGTATCATCAACAGCAGCAACAATAATTGGTGCCTTTATTTCCGGTTCAGGTTTTATTTCCGAGAAATGTTTGAGCTCTTGTAGTACCTTATCTGCTTCCAAACTCAATTTGTGTGCTTTAACTATAGACTTTTCATCAACAAATTTTACACTATTTACATCCTTTGAGTTAGTATCCTCATTTATCGAATCAAATGAATCGCGTGAGTCAATGTATTCTTCTgacttactattaatattattttgattaatttgagATTCAGTACATAAGTTTGTTGTGTCATCTAGAATAAGCGTTTCTTCAAAAGCGCTATCCTTACCGGTGCTGTCATTATTTTCAGAGCTTTTTTCATCATTTTCATGCAATATCGTTGACTTTTtacgtttatgtttttttttagaccTTTCAGTCTTTGATTTTTCGGTTTTCTTATCCTCTGACCGATGAGCTACGAATTTGTCTTTAGAAATTTTACgctttttaatatcatttgccTCGATTTCGCTGTCAGATGACTCACCAAAAAGagctttaatttttcttttagctATTGGAGTTGGTTTATCGGAAGAcgcttgtttaattattttttcgatTTTTATATCCTTGTCTTCAActacgttatttttaatatctgaaTCATTTTTAGGTACGCCctgtaaagttatatttatatataaagttttttttttcgtatttgcACTGGAATTGTGATCTTCAGCTACTGTGTCTAGTTTGAAGGTTTTGTCGTTGTCTTCAACATTCGTAGAATCGTCAATTTCTTCTAACTTAAACGTAGAGTCACCATGATTCGGACTATCATTTTCTGCTATAACAAGTCCCCTATCATCTTCACTATCATCTGAAGGTAGACTAGGAGAATCTTGTGATGTTTTTGAAGAGAAAAAGTTTTTTAGCTTAGTTTGCGTTAAGGGATCTCTTTTAAAAGAGTTTGCTTTCCTTTTAGTCTCTTTATCAGCTTTAGATAGTgatttttgttcatttttgCTTTCCTTATCgcctgaaataataaaattattcattaccAGAAAATGAgcaattcatatataaaattaaagaatttaactTTCTATACATACGACTTTCTAATTCTGATGCAGATATAAAACCGTGATATTTTTGATCAACGCGACTCTTTTCGAAGTCCTTTATAAATTCGCCAAGTGTGTTACTTTTTTTGGGTTCAAAATTTTTAAGGTCTGGATACAAACTCTCCTTACAAGATTTAACAGACGATATCTGAAATTATTTCCAATAGTCGTTACTTTTTCTTCGTTTATAAATACTGATACTAATACTGATATATAATGAGTCAAATATTAATTACCACTTTTGCCATTGCTCGCCTGTACAGACTAGCAACAGTACTACTTGAAAATGCGTCATATTCCATCTCTATTGCGCATTGTTCAACATCGCGCCCAGAGAGATGTTTTTCCGTTTTATCAACaccttttgtatttttaaggttGTTTCTTAAGGCATCCGTTAGTAGTGCAAGATAACTCTCACGTGCTGCTACTGTTAATCCAttaacctaaaaaaaaaatctagagattagattattttatgtaatacgcAAGGATAATATTTTCGtgtttcgtattttattatatattcaaggaAAACTCACTTTCGTTACCGTACTGTCGGCCGCTTTGCATTTGGAGTATTTTGCGGCTTCAGTGtcggtatttttatttttctcaatatcCTTCTTTCTTTTGGCAAACTCTTGCAAAATGAGTGACTTAGTTTCTTGCGCAACGCGGCGTCGACTACTCTCGTCGTCCGAGTCTTCCCCACTTTTATCACCATAATACGATTCCGCCTCCCTAAAACAAGGAATGAGATATAAGCCACCTACTTTCTGACCGATTTATAAAATCATCGTAGTCAGGTCGATCGCCAGAGTCGGGCGGTACCTCATCTGCCCCAGGCGGCCCTCGCCGTACAGGTCGGAGGAGTCGCTGTGCGTGACGAGGCCGCGCTGGCCCAGCGTGGCGCTCATGGCGCGGCGCAGGTGTTGCTCCAGCGCGCGCTGCACGCCGCGCGGGTCGGCGCACGCGTCGCAGCGCGCCACGCACTTGGGCGCCTCCTCGCCGAAGTAGTCCGCGAATGTTTTGTGACGGCATCTAGGGATCCGAGTTGCGATTGGTACCGGGGGGGCGTGGTCGGATTCATGTTTGTTTGTTGAAAAACTTCAAATTAGTTTATGCGTAGAGTGATCGGCTACTCTAGAGAAGGATCCTTACCTTACTTCCTCGCAATATTTCACCATGATTTCGAAACTCTTATAAGCATTTTTACATCTCTGTTTCTGCTCGGGCGTCTTGGAGCGACCCATTTccgatttaagtaaaaaatctaCAGCATTTCGTTCACTTCGACAGTAGTAAATCCGGCAAAATGCTGGTTTGCCGTCTCGCCCTGCTCTTCCTGACtcctataaatatgttttaaaaaaaaaaattaacataaagtaATACACTGGTTTCAAATGAAGTTATGTGtcgttacttaatttattactgAGGGGAACTGGCAAAAATCTCGTAGTttctttatatatcaataatattaatgccAAATTCATGCTttcttagtaacagcctgtaaatgtcccactgctgggctaaggcctcctctctctttttgaggagaaggtttggagcttattccaccacgctgctccaatgcaggttggtggaatacacatgtggcagaatttcgatgaaattagacacatgcaggtttcctcacgatgttttccttcaccgaaaagctcgagatgaattataaacagaaattaagcacatgaaagttcagaggtgcttgcccgggtttgaacccacgttcatcggttaagaaaatgtttacttcatagtttaaatatattaataagaaacaaGATGCTAACTTGATAGTAAGCAGCAACATTCTGCGGCAGACCCCAATGGACCACAACACGTACTGTTGCCTTATCCACACCCATTCCGAAGGATACAGTAGCACACACGCAAGGACATTCACCATTTGACCATTGCTCTTGAACTGATATGCGTTCTGACGTTTTTAATcctaaaatgatataattaaaagcaaaagatgttttattatgattttaagttacatttctctttgcttaaaaaaatattatatttacatacctCCATGATAAGCTAATGACTTAAAGCCTCTTTTCGTTAACATGCTCGAAATATCTTCTGTTTGTTCCCGTGTTCGACAATATACAATGGCTGCGCTTTTTTCTTTCTAAAGTCCAAAAAACATTAagattaaaagaaattattgctGTATaactaaatgttatattaaagcTTACGAAATCTATTTATACATCAATTAATTATGCTATACTTTCTTAATATTTGTTTCGGAGTTGAgatgaatacaaaataatttgggcctataaaatgtatttttttttcaatttttacatcctaataataaacataaagtaGGTAAGtagaaaatatagataaaaaattatgagCAATATCATTTTGAAGAAAAATTAATCTTAGATCTCCAATTAGTTAGTACATGAAATGAAATTCACACTTGCCACATTAATAGTCCACTTAAAAGCGAGTTAAAGCGAAGCATAActgcttttataataatattatagacttATCCAGACTTAGTACTTTCAGAATGTTACCTTCCACCCAATTTTAACTTAGGAAGACTGCTCTTTTCTCTCTCTTTTGaatgtaacaattaatttatttaaatcatgttAACTTACCAATTTGACAGTGTCatcatcttttaaatttttctttagaaACTCTACCAAATCTCCGATTTCATCctgtatacaattttgataCACAACATCATAGTATAGATTCCGTCTAAAACTAGGTGTTTTGTATTGTGCTACCGGCTGCAAAAACTTAAGGTTCGCCATTATATCTTTTGTTACTTCGGCACTTGCAGTAGCAGTGAGAGCAACCCATGGAATGCTCTTATACTTTTCTCGTAAATTGCCTAATTTTAAATAGTCAGGTCGGAAATCATGACCCCATTCACTGACACAGTGGGCCTCATCTACTACTATGTATGAAACTTTTTTATACTTGACTAGATGCTCTATGAGGGCTTTAAAAGTACCAGTAGCTGCTTGTTCAggtgttacatataaaaatctgGTACTTGGTTTCATGCTGTGTAAATCATTTAAAACTCTATCCCTATCTTTTGATGTCATTttagagtttattgattctgcTGGGATCTTAAACTTTGTTAAGTGATCAATCTGATCTTTTATTAAAGCTAACAAGGGCGAAAATACAATGGCCACTTTATTGTCCTGCAACATGGCCGGTAATTGGAAGCATAAAGACTTCCCTGAACCAGTGGGCATTGAAACATATACATCATGAACACCTGAAAAGAAGCAagctcaattatatttaaaactgttgTTTTCAGATAGCATGATTTTGTGTACGCAATTTTtttctatactaataatataagcaGCAATGAAGAAACAATGATATATCTTTGTAATGGAAATTTGATATATagcttacaattttatttacgatTTGTATATTCTTGATAAATTAAGAGTAATTTGAAATAAGATTCTACTGTACTATATATTAAGCAATACTagtaaattaattcattcacCTCTTGCGATTGCCCTTACAGCCCTTTCTTGAAGTTCACTTTTGAACTTTCTGTGACCAAAACATTGGAGTAATTTTTCTGTTACGTTATCCATTACGAAGTTCCATAACACAGGGATTCAACGACAAAGTTCATTTATTACATGATatgattcattatattttatatattagagtACTCAAGTTATTTTTAAGTCGCGTAAacgtattaagaaaaaataatactattaaaacaacctcgaaataaaaaaatacttatgacttattgacatttttaagacagatttttaatgtcaaatgtCGTGAACGTCAAAACTCAAAATTGCAAGAAATACTAACACTAGCTAATCGCGCCAATTTTTTTGCGGTCCGTTCTCCTGGTCTTACCaattttacacttttttttttaagatggcACCGTCTTatgtaaaaaagttataacatataattatacagaaatgtgtctttagtttcaaaatataatatacataatattgttatttaataatatgataatgtaAATCGTTATAATTAAGCCTTGTAAGATGGAAgataaaacgaaataattattatttaaatttttgtggaaacttgatgaaaaatataaataaaaaaatgaatactcTTAAGCTGAAATAAAAACTGAGATCAacttcatttataaaaacaaaaaagaaaattaagtcAAAGGGTACTGAGATTTTGAGACAATTATAAACTTCAACGTCTAAATTGCAAAACAAATAAGTGTACTTATTGTAAAATGCCGCTTTGAagataattttagttatattttttcaggaagctaaagttaataaatacgttatttgCTAAAATAATATGAGTAAGCGTAAAAATCCATCCGTAAATGACAATCTCAATGCAGATTTTTGCGAATTCTTAATAGAATTGGCAGATTACGAGAAGAATGTGAGTCGTAATATTCATAAGTTCAATGCTTACAGAAAAGCGGCTAGTGTTTTAGCATCGCTTAGTAAAAGAATTGAATCAGGGGAAGAAGCTAGAAAATTAAATGGCATAGGAGAAAAGATTTCTAAGAAAATAGATGAGTTTTTGCATACaggaaaactaaaaaaattggATAATATACATGAAGATGAGAACGCTCAGATTATTGGCTTATTCACACGAATATCGGGTATTGGACCGGTAAAAGCTGCAGATCTCCTAAACATGGGTATAAAATCAATAGAggacttaaaaaataacaaagataaaCTAAACCATCATCAACTTATTGGTTTAAAGTTAGTTAATACAGGAATTATTAGAaagtagtattaaatataaaattttatttaattattgattaataactTTATAGTATAACATTTATGCACTAATGTTGTATGGAACcctataacaacaaaaaaattataatattattgaaatataagctAAATGTAATTCTATTTAAGGTACTTTGAAGACTTTCAAAAGATGATCCCAAGGACAGAGATTCAAGaattagaaaatgttattacaacGGAAATTCGAAATTTGGATCCTCAATTTACTGTTACAATTTGCGGCAGTTATAGGTAATTATGATGTTTATTAACCAAGTTCATAAAAAGTAGGAggttttcaattcaattaatttttttgtttgttagctcaaaactttatcatttataagctgattaataaaaatattattttattttaatatgagttATAAAATGACACCTACTCCAATATTCCTTTAGACGTGGAAAATTAGAAAGTGGCGATATTGATGTCCTGATTACTCATCCTTCACTTAAATTAGGAgatgaaaaaagaaaatgtcatgAAAAATTATTGAAGAATATAGTAGCAGCTTTAAAGAGTTGCATCACTGACATCATATCAATGGGTGAAACAAAATTTATGGTAAATCTAATGCaatgtaatatgaaattatatactcTTTACCTCTCtattttaacaattatgaaaactactttttttattgttagtttGGAAATCAACTTGCATGGTATGTGGTCATCGTTGCCTATgtgaatataattttctttttaattttatataaaatctataaaattatgttcCTTCTTCATTATTACACTTGCTTACTCATTCACGTAAAGTCCTTTTAACAGGGAGTATGTCGTTTATCAAACAACCATCCATTTCGTCGTTTAGACATACGTCTTATTCCTAAAGAGCAGTATTATTGTGCTGTTCTATATTTCACGGGGAGTGATGTCTTCAATAAGAATATGCGGTCACATGCTCTTGAGAAGTCTTTCACTCTAAATGAATATTCTTTAAGACCTATTGGAGTCACTGGTAAGAACAAACTtactaatctatatatatttatatatttataagtatagtatGCTATTTTTCGCACATCCATAAaccgtagcagcctgtgaatgtcccactgctgggttaaaggcctcctctcctctttttgaggaggaggtttggagcttattccaccacgctgctccaatgcgggttggtggaatacacatgtggcagaatttcagagaaattagacacatacaggtttcctcacgatgttttccttcaccgtaaagcacgagatgaattataatcacaaattaagcacatgaaaattcagtggtgcacatccataaagaatataatgattattcaagatctcgaaagttgtttatttgtactAATCTTGTGATCGGAATAACCTTTATGTGTTGCAATTATAcacctaatattatatttctgtaaTAGTTTTGTACACTATTTAAACAACAATTTAGTAACATCTCTGTCTATAAttctcataatttatttaaagaaaattataataatcatattttttaaataaattgaatttgacTATAATATTTCTACTAAATGAATTGtaagttacataaaattattgtatttaatttcttgACTgtgttttaataacataattgtgaactgaataataataataataataatgtatactcTATTCTAATTATTAACTAAGAATTATTGCTAAActggataatattatttatattttaaatccaacATTGAGCTAACTATCAACCAAATATCACTGCCAGTAAACTCTCCAAATTCAGTTTGAATGGATTATGGTACTCAAAATGTATTCATTGTTCATgttaatatacaaatagattATTATGCCAATGGAAAAAAGAAAATGCAATATTATTGAACTCATCATAtcatttcaattgaaatttaaGAATTACATTTCTTTGACATTTGCAAGGTTTATTCATCAACATGTATGATTatggaaaaaataatttcattgttgtttcgaaataaaagatattatacaattttaataaattataattgtcaaaaattatattttatatagcacTTAATTTGAAGGAGATCTCGAAATCAGTAcactcaaaataatataaacatattttaaagggATTCCAGGTGAACCAGTGCAAATTGAATCTGAAGAAGAAATTTTTGACTACATTGAATACCCACACAAGAAGCCAGAAGAGAGAAAtatgtaattgattttttaaattagtatgtAATACTGAGCTCGAATATTTTTCACTAATATAACATGACCATATATAACAATGCCAAACTTcacatcttatttttattaaactttttacttacaaattattttattatttataaaaaaagtcttgAGACCAATTTCAGTATTTTTTGGTTTATAATGGTAATTTCAATAAAcattaatcttaattttaaatactaattttgtattatgttaacaattatttatcccgagtgcattataataataaatttcaaaaaaatatataaattacttttacaaaacatttaaaaaaaaacatctagtctgcttatttaaacatttgcagccttacttataaacattgcttagcgactgtttagttaaaaactgatttatctctttctgtcattattgatttgacattcgaaaaaagaagacagcattttttaactaataacctGTCAAACAACATTCATAAGTAAGACTGAACTtgcatctttatttttatagaaatatagacTAAGAGCTTGCACTCAACTAACctagatatattatatgcaatgagtttatttaaaaaaaattggaattatATCAGACTACCCTGTACTGTAACGGTAATACATCACCgttaaacacacacacacatatatagaGAGATAGCTTTAGATGTGCAATTCAAAATTACGTGCGAGTTTTAACCGAATTCGAAGTAAAAGGTCAAGCGAAAATGCAAAGAGCTTAATTGCGCCAATAAACAGTTAGTTCTATTAGTGAAGTTTACATGTAACTATTATTGTACAAGCATAGAAAGAGAGACTTTGTTTGATTAGTAAtttgatatcaaaataaatgacgtatataaatatataatagtgtatGTGAATAATAGGtatgtatttaaacaatatatatattagacaaagaaataataataaaatagtatttaatgtaTGTGTGTGCTGTCCCATTACTAAATTGTGCAAATTTGACTTTTAGACGATTGGGCCTCAACTTATGGGCATctatctctatatatatttgtgtgccttcaatcaaaatacaatttcatCTCAACCTTTATCCAAATAATAGTTGGAGTACTAGAATGTTTTTTAAACAAGCCACTACCTTTTCACTATGCAAAGTAATTTAGTTTCATATGCATCAATTgttcaaaaaattaattaacgttAAAAGCCTGACTTGCATATTTGGCTCTCATTATGTTtaccaaaatcaaaatcatcattaaaaatatctattctaaataaaatagttcCTATACAAAGAATAATTGACTTTGTcttaattattatcacaagctAAACGTTCA from the Nymphalis io chromosome 10, ilAglIoxx1.1, whole genome shotgun sequence genome contains:
- the LOC126771232 gene encoding ATP-dependent DNA helicase Q5-like isoform X1, whose product is MDNVTEKLLQCFGHRKFKSELQERAVRAIARGVHDVYVSMPTGSGKSLCFQLPAMLQDNKVAIVFSPLLALIKDQIDHLTKFKIPAESINSKMTSKDRDRVLNDLHSMKPSTRFLYVTPEQAATGTFKALIEHLVKYKKVSYIVVDEAHCVSEWGHDFRPDYLKLGNLREKYKSIPWVALTATASAEVTKDIMANLKFLQPVAQYKTPSFRRNLYYDVVYQNCIQDEIGDLVEFLKKNLKDDDTVKLKEKSAAIVYCRTREQTEDISSMLTKRGFKSLAYHGGLKTSERISVQEQWSNGECPCVCATVSFGMGVDKATVRVVVHWGLPQNVAAYYQESGRAGRDGKPAFCRIYYCRSERNAVDFLLKSEMGRSKTPEQKQRCKNAYKSFEIMVKYCEEVRCRHKTFADYFGEEAPKCVARCDACADPRGVQRALEQHLRRAMSATLGQRGLVTHSDSSDLYGEGRLGQMREAESYYGDKSGEDSDDESSRRRVAQETKSLILQEFAKRKKDIEKNKNTDTEAAKYSKCKAADSTVTKVNGLTVAARESYLALLTDALRNNLKNTKGVDKTEKHLSGRDVEQCAIEMEYDAFSSSTVASLYRRAMAKVISSVKSCKESLYPDLKNFEPKKSNTLGEFIKDFEKSRVDQKYHGFISASELESRDKESKNEQKSLSKADKETKRKANSFKRDPLTQTKLKNFFSSKTSQDSPSLPSDDSEDDRGLVIAENDSPNHGDSTFKLEEIDDSTNVEDNDKTFKLDTVAEDHNSSANTKKKTLYINITLQGVPKNDSDIKNNVVEDKDIKIEKIIKQASSDKPTPIAKRKIKALFGESSDSEIEANDIKKRKISKDKFVAHRSEDKKTEKSKTERSKKKHKRKKSTILHENDEKSSENNDSTGKDSAFEETLILDDTTNLCTESQINQNNINSKSEEYIDSRDSFDSINEDTNSKDVNSVKFVDEKSIVKAHKLSLEADKVLQELKHFSEIKPEPEIKAPIIVAAVDDTKVCESKSTVVITKSPTKHGTKEKHEPKASNDLKCIKTHIKPEKKEHSRNKEKRDKDVSKKRDHSKHKERKAEKVDVASLVVKLLMPYYKKKKISNRDLFKITARHIVHQLLAIQVTEEAAINMILKKTFSKVTIEKESDLEAKLNLSNKP
- the LOC126771232 gene encoding ankyrin repeat domain-containing protein 12-like isoform X2 gives rise to the protein MDNVTEKLLQCFGHRKFKSELQERAVRAIARGVHDVYVSMPTGSGKSLCFQLPAMLQDNKVAIVFSPLLALIKDQIDHLTKFKIPAESINSKMTSKDRDRVLNDLHSMKPSTRFLYVTPEQAATGTFKALIEHLVKYKKVSYIVVDEAHCVSEWGHDFRPDYLKLGNLREKYKSIPWVALTATASAEVTKDIMANLKFLQPVAQYKTPSFRRNLYYDVVYQNCIQDEIGDLVEFLKKNLKDDDTVKLKEKSAAIVYCRTREQTEDISSMLTKRGFKSLAYHGGLKTSERISVQEQWSNGECPCVCATVSFGMGVDKATVRVVVHWGLPQNVAAYYQESGRAGRDGKPAFCRIYYCRSERNAVDFLLKSEMGRSKTPEQKQRCKNAYKSFEIMVKYCEEVREAESYYGDKSGEDSDDESSRRRVAQETKSLILQEFAKRKKDIEKNKNTDTEAAKYSKCKAADSTVTKVNGLTVAARESYLALLTDALRNNLKNTKGVDKTEKHLSGRDVEQCAIEMEYDAFSSSTVASLYRRAMAKVISSVKSCKESLYPDLKNFEPKKSNTLGEFIKDFEKSRVDQKYHGFISASELESRDKESKNEQKSLSKADKETKRKANSFKRDPLTQTKLKNFFSSKTSQDSPSLPSDDSEDDRGLVIAENDSPNHGDSTFKLEEIDDSTNVEDNDKTFKLDTVAEDHNSSANTKKKTLYINITLQGVPKNDSDIKNNVVEDKDIKIEKIIKQASSDKPTPIAKRKIKALFGESSDSEIEANDIKKRKISKDKFVAHRSEDKKTEKSKTERSKKKHKRKKSTILHENDEKSSENNDSTGKDSAFEETLILDDTTNLCTESQINQNNINSKSEEYIDSRDSFDSINEDTNSKDVNSVKFVDEKSIVKAHKLSLEADKVLQELKHFSEIKPEPEIKAPIIVAAVDDTKVCESKSTVVITKSPTKHGTKEKHEPKASNDLKCIKTHIKPEKKEHSRNKEKRDKDVSKKRDHSKHKERKAEKVDVASLVVKLLMPYYKKKKISNRDLFKITARHIVHQLLAIQVTEEAAINMILKKTFSKVTIEKESDLEAKLNLSNKP
- the LOC126771332 gene encoding DNA polymerase beta-like, which codes for MSKRKNPSVNDNLNADFCEFLIELADYEKNVSRNIHKFNAYRKAASVLASLSKRIESGEEARKLNGIGEKISKKIDEFLHTGKLKKLDNIHEDENAQIIGLFTRISGIGPVKAADLLNMGIKSIEDLKNNKDKLNHHQLIGLKYFEDFQKMIPRTEIQELENVITTEIRNLDPQFTVTICGSYRRGKLESGDIDVLITHPSLKLGDEKRKCHEKLLKNIVAALKSCITDIISMGETKFMGVCRLSNNHPFRRLDIRLIPKEQYYCAVLYFTGSDVFNKNMRSHALEKSFTLNEYSLRPIGVTGIPGEPVQIESEEEIFDYIEYPHKKPEERNM